A stretch of Pseudomonas sp. LS.1a DNA encodes these proteins:
- the rpe gene encoding ribulose-phosphate 3-epimerase, protein MQPYAIAPSILSADFARLGEDVDKVLAAGADIVHFDVMDNHYVPNLTIGPMVCTALRKYGVTAPIDVHLMVSPVDRIIGDFIEAGATYITFHPEASQHIDRSLQLIKDGGCKAGLVFNPATSLDALKYVMDKVDMVLLMSVNPGFGGQKFIPGTLDKLREARALIDASGRDIRLEIDGGVNVNNIREIAAAGADTFVAGSAIFNAPDYQEVIARMRAELAQARP, encoded by the coding sequence ATGCAGCCCTACGCTATTGCCCCCTCCATTCTCTCCGCCGATTTCGCCCGCCTGGGCGAGGATGTCGACAAGGTATTGGCCGCGGGTGCCGACATCGTCCACTTCGATGTCATGGACAACCACTACGTCCCCAACCTGACCATCGGCCCGATGGTCTGCACCGCCCTGCGCAAGTACGGCGTCACCGCCCCCATCGACGTGCACCTGATGGTCAGCCCGGTCGACCGCATCATTGGTGACTTCATCGAAGCTGGCGCTACCTACATCACCTTCCACCCGGAAGCCTCGCAGCACATCGACCGTTCGCTGCAGCTGATCAAGGACGGTGGCTGCAAGGCCGGCCTGGTGTTCAACCCGGCCACCAGCCTGGATGCCCTGAAGTACGTGATGGACAAGGTCGACATGGTGCTGCTGATGAGCGTCAACCCAGGTTTCGGCGGGCAGAAGTTCATCCCTGGTACCCTCGACAAGCTGCGCGAGGCGCGTGCGCTGATCGATGCCAGTGGCCGTGATATCCGCCTGGAAATCGACGGTGGCGTCAACGTCAACAACATCCGCGAGATCGCTGCCGCCGGCGCCGACACCTTCGTGGCCGGCTCGGCGATCTTCAACGCCCCGGACTACCAGGAAGTCATCGCCAGGATGCGCGCCGAACTGGCTCAGGCCCGCCCATGA
- the trpD gene encoding anthranilate phosphoribosyltransferase — protein sequence MEIKSALSRIVGQLDLSTEEMRDVMRQIMTGQCSEAQIGAFLMGMRMKSESIDEIVGAVSVMRELADKVELQSLDGVVDIVGTGGDGANIFNVSTASSFVLAAAGCTVAKHGNRAVSGKSGSADLLEAAGIYLNLTPTQVARCIDSLGIGFMFAQSHHSAMKHAAGPRRDLGLRTLFNMLGPLTNPAGVKHQVVGVFAQTLCRPLAEVLQRLGSKHVLVVHSKDGLDEFSLAAPTFVAELKNGEITEYWVEPEDLGMKSQSLHGLAVENPQASLELIRDALGRRKTENGQKAAEMIVLNAGAALYAADHAMSLKAGVELAHDVLHTGLAWEKLQELGAFTAVFKVENEA from the coding sequence ATGGAAATCAAGAGTGCGTTGAGCCGTATCGTCGGCCAGCTGGACCTTTCCACCGAAGAAATGCGTGACGTCATGCGCCAGATCATGACCGGCCAGTGCAGCGAAGCGCAGATCGGTGCCTTCCTGATGGGCATGCGCATGAAGAGCGAAAGCATCGACGAGATCGTCGGTGCGGTGTCGGTGATGCGCGAGCTGGCCGACAAGGTCGAACTGCAAAGTCTCGATGGCGTGGTCGATATCGTCGGCACCGGCGGTGATGGTGCCAACATCTTCAACGTATCCACCGCCTCGTCGTTCGTCCTGGCGGCGGCGGGTTGCACCGTGGCCAAGCATGGCAACCGCGCGGTATCGGGCAAGAGCGGCAGTGCCGACCTGCTGGAGGCCGCCGGCATCTACCTGAACCTGACGCCCACCCAGGTGGCCCGCTGCATCGACAGCCTGGGCATCGGCTTCATGTTCGCGCAAAGCCATCACTCGGCCATGAAGCATGCTGCCGGCCCGCGTCGCGACCTGGGGCTGCGTACCCTGTTCAACATGCTCGGCCCGCTTACGAATCCGGCCGGAGTGAAGCATCAGGTGGTCGGTGTATTCGCCCAGACCCTGTGCCGCCCGTTGGCTGAAGTATTGCAGCGCCTGGGCAGCAAGCACGTGCTGGTGGTGCACTCCAAGGACGGCCTGGACGAGTTCAGCCTGGCCGCGCCGACTTTCGTCGCCGAACTGAAGAATGGCGAAATCACCGAATACTGGGTCGAGCCGGAAGACCTCGGCATGAAGAGCCAGAGCCTGCACGGCCTGGCCGTCGAGAACCCCCAGGCATCGCTGGAGCTGATCCGCGATGCGCTGGGCCGACGCAAGACCGAGAACGGCCAGAAGGCCGCCGAGATGATCGTGCTCAATGCGGGCGCGGCGCTGTATGCCGCTGACCATGCCATGAGCCTGAAAGCCGGTGTGGAACTGGCCCACGACGTACTGCACACCGGGCTGGCCTGGGAGAAGCTGCAGGAGCTGGGTGCCTTTACTGCAGTATTCAAGGTGGAGAACGAAGCATGA
- a CDS encoding phosphoglycolate phosphatase gives MSGFEQLFPGTLPRLVMFDLDGTLIDSVPDLAAAVDRMLLELGRPPAGLEAVRHWVGNGAQVLVRRALAGGIDHAAVDDALADQALALFMDAYAESHELTVVYPGVQDTLRWLRKQGVEMALITNKPERFVGPLLDQMKIGNYFRWIIGGDTLPQKKPDPAALLFVMQMAGVTPQQSLFVGDSRSDVLAAKAAGVQCVGLTYGYNHGRPIHDESPSLVIDDLRALLPGCADPATGITLADLQASQDRESTVAVTGKFWMKVIKALARWRWRA, from the coding sequence ATGAGCGGCTTCGAGCAGCTGTTCCCGGGGACGCTGCCCAGGCTGGTGATGTTCGATCTGGACGGTACCCTGATCGATTCCGTGCCAGACCTGGCCGCCGCCGTGGACCGCATGCTGCTCGAACTGGGGCGCCCGCCCGCCGGCCTGGAGGCGGTGCGCCACTGGGTGGGCAACGGCGCCCAGGTGCTGGTGCGTCGGGCGCTGGCCGGTGGCATCGACCACGCCGCCGTGGACGATGCGCTGGCCGACCAGGCGCTGGCGCTGTTCATGGACGCCTATGCCGAGAGCCACGAACTGACCGTGGTCTACCCCGGTGTGCAGGACACCCTGCGCTGGCTGCGCAAGCAGGGCGTGGAGATGGCGCTGATCACCAACAAGCCCGAGCGCTTCGTCGGCCCGTTGCTGGACCAGATGAAGATCGGCAACTACTTCCGCTGGATCATCGGCGGCGACACCCTGCCACAGAAAAAGCCCGACCCGGCGGCGCTGCTGTTCGTCATGCAGATGGCCGGCGTTACCCCGCAACAGTCGCTGTTCGTCGGCGATTCGCGCAGTGACGTGCTGGCGGCCAAGGCGGCTGGCGTGCAGTGCGTGGGCCTGACCTACGGCTACAACCACGGGCGGCCGATCCACGACGAATCCCCCAGCCTGGTGATCGACGACCTGCGCGCATTGCTGCCCGGTTGCGCAGACCCGGCCACTGGGATAACGTTGGCGGACCTTCAAGCCTCACAAGACAGAGAGTCCACCGTGGCGGTTACTGGCAAATTCTGGATGAAAGTCATCAAGGCCCTGGCCCGTTGGCGTTGGCGCGCCTGA
- a CDS encoding aminodeoxychorismate/anthranilate synthase component II — protein sequence MLLMIDNYDSFTYNVVQYLGELGAEVKVIRNDEMTIAQIEALNPERIVVSPGPCTPSEAGVSIEAILHFAGKLPILGVCLGHQSIGQAFGGDVVRARQVMHGKTSPVHHRDLGVFASLNNPLTVTRYHSLVVKRETLPECLEVTAWTAHADGSVDEIMGLRHKTLNIEGVQFHPESILTEQGHELFANFLKQTGGHR from the coding sequence ATGTTACTGATGATCGACAATTACGACTCATTCACTTACAACGTCGTTCAGTACCTTGGCGAGCTGGGTGCCGAGGTCAAGGTCATTCGCAATGACGAAATGACCATCGCCCAGATCGAAGCCCTCAACCCCGAGCGCATCGTCGTATCTCCAGGCCCGTGCACGCCGAGCGAGGCGGGCGTGTCGATCGAGGCCATCCTGCATTTTGCCGGCAAGCTGCCAATCCTCGGCGTGTGCCTGGGCCACCAGTCCATCGGCCAGGCCTTTGGCGGTGACGTAGTGCGTGCCCGCCAGGTGATGCACGGCAAGACCAGCCCGGTCCACCACCGCGACCTGGGCGTGTTCGCCAGCCTCAACAACCCGTTGACCGTGACCCGTTACCACTCGCTGGTGGTAAAGCGCGAAACCTTGCCCGAGTGCCTGGAAGTGACTGCCTGGACCGCCCATGCTGACGGTTCGGTCGACGAGATCATGGGCCTGCGTCACAAAACGCTGAATATCGAAGGGGTGCAGTTCCACCCCGAGTCGATCCTGACCGAACAGGGCCACGAACTGTTCGCCAACTTCCTCAAGCAGACCGGCGGCCACCGCTAA
- the trpE gene encoding anthranilate synthase component I, protein MTREEFLRLAAAGYNRIPLACETLADFDTPLSIYLKLADQPNSYLLESVQGGEKWGRYSMIGLPSRTVLRVHGYHVSILQDGVEVESFEVEDPLAFVETFKDRYKVADIPGLPRFNGGLVGYFGYDCVRYVEKRLGASPNPDPLGVPDILLMVSDAVVVFDNLAGKMHAIVLVDPAQEQAFEQGQARLQGLLETLRQPITPRRGLDLSGPQAAEPEFRSSYTREDYENAVGRIKEYILAGDCMQVVPSQRMSIDFKAAPIDLYRALRCFNPTPYMYFFNFGDFHVVGSSPEVLVRVEDNLVTVRPIAGTRPRGATEEADRALEDDLLSDDKEIAEHLMLIDLGRNDVGRVSSTGSVRLTEKMVIERYSNVMHIVSNVTGQLREGLTAMDALRAILPAGTLSGAPKIRAMEIIDELEPVKRGVYGGAVGYFAWNGNMDTAIAIRTAVIKDGELHVQAGGGIVADSVPALEWEETINKRRAMFRAVALAEQTSAK, encoded by the coding sequence ATGACCCGCGAAGAATTCCTGCGCCTGGCCGCTGCCGGCTACAACCGCATTCCCCTGGCCTGCGAAACCCTGGCCGACTTCGACACGCCGCTGTCGATCTACCTGAAACTGGCCGACCAGCCCAACTCGTACCTGCTCGAATCGGTGCAGGGCGGCGAGAAATGGGGCCGTTATTCGATGATCGGCCTGCCGTCGCGCACCGTGCTGCGTGTGCACGGTTACCATGTCAGCATCCTGCAGGATGGCGTGGAGGTGGAAAGCTTTGAGGTCGAAGACCCGCTGGCCTTCGTCGAAACCTTCAAGGACCGTTACAAGGTTGCTGATATCCCCGGCCTGCCGCGCTTCAACGGCGGCCTGGTCGGCTACTTCGGCTACGACTGCGTGCGCTATGTGGAAAAGCGCCTGGGCGCCAGCCCCAACCCGGACCCGCTGGGCGTGCCGGATATCCTGCTGATGGTGTCCGATGCGGTGGTGGTGTTCGATAACCTGGCGGGCAAGATGCACGCGATCGTGCTGGTCGACCCGGCTCAAGAGCAGGCATTCGAACAGGGTCAGGCACGCCTGCAAGGCTTGCTGGAAACCCTGCGTCAGCCGATCACCCCACGCCGTGGTCTGGACCTGAGTGGCCCGCAGGCTGCCGAACCGGAATTCCGCTCCAGCTACACCCGTGAGGATTACGAGAACGCCGTCGGCCGTATCAAGGAATACATCCTGGCCGGTGACTGCATGCAGGTGGTGCCGTCGCAGCGCATGTCGATCGACTTCAAGGCCGCGCCTATCGACCTGTACCGTGCGCTGCGCTGCTTCAACCCGACGCCTTACATGTACTTCTTCAACTTTGGCGACTTCCATGTGGTCGGCAGCTCGCCCGAGGTGCTGGTGCGTGTCGAGGACAACCTGGTCACCGTGCGCCCGATTGCCGGTACCCGCCCGCGTGGTGCTACCGAAGAGGCCGACCGCGCGCTGGAAGACGACCTGCTGTCGGACGACAAGGAAATTGCCGAGCACCTGATGCTGATCGACCTGGGCCGTAACGATGTGGGCCGTGTGTCCTCGACCGGCAGCGTGCGCCTGACCGAGAAGATGGTAATCGAGCGTTACTCCAACGTGATGCATATCGTGTCGAACGTCACTGGCCAGCTGCGTGAAGGGCTGACGGCAATGGACGCGCTGCGGGCAATCCTGCCGGCCGGTACGCTTTCGGGGGCGCCGAAGATTCGTGCGATGGAGATCATCGACGAACTGGAGCCGGTCAAGCGTGGGGTTTACGGTGGGGCGGTCGGTTACTTCGCGTGGAACGGCAACATGGATACCGCGATTGCCATCCGTACTGCCGTGATCAAAGACGGTGAGCTGCATGTGCAGGCTGGTGGCGGCATCGTTGCCGACTCGGTGCCGGCGCTGGAGTGGGAAGAAACCATCAACAAGCGCCGGGCGATGTTCCGTGCGGTCGCGCTGGCCGAGCAGACTTCCGCCAAATAA
- the estP gene encoding esterase EstP: MRKAPLLRFTLASLGLACSQAFAAPSPYSSMIVFGDSLSDAGQFGGVRFTNRDADGNYAPVSPMILGGKLGVDPTALGPSTSPINPALGIPDGNNWAVGGYTTQQILDSITTTSKTVIPPGRPGAGQVLREKPGYLANGLRADPNALYYLTGGGNDFLQGLVSSPADAVAAGARLAASAQALQQGGARYIMVWLLPDLGQTPNFSGTPQQNPLSLLSGAFNQSLLGQLRQIDAEIIPLNIPMLLSEALASPEQFGLASGQNLVGTCYSGEGCVENPVYGINGTTPDPTKLLFNDSVHPTIAGQQLIADYGYSILSAPWELTLLPEMAHASLRAHQDELRNQWQTPWQAVGQWQSFVASGAQDLDFDGQRSAASGDGRGYNLTLGGSYRLNDAWRLGLAGGVYRQKLEAGAEDSNYKLDSYLASAFAQYREDHWWADAALTAGHLDYSDLKRTFALGVNDRSEKGDTNGEAWAMSARLGYNLAAEGSSWQLAPFIGADYARVKVDGYDEKSGRSTALGFDDQERTSRRLGVGLLGSVQVLPSTRLFAEVAQEHEFEDDQQDVTMHLTSLPANDFTLTGYTPHSDLTRASLGVSHEVVAGVHLRGSYNWRKSDELTQQGVSLDVSVDF; this comes from the coding sequence ATGCGAAAAGCACCGTTATTGCGCTTTACCCTCGCCTCCTTGGGCTTAGCCTGCAGCCAAGCCTTCGCCGCCCCCTCTCCCTACTCCAGCATGATCGTGTTTGGCGACAGCCTCAGCGACGCGGGACAGTTTGGCGGCGTGCGCTTTACCAACCGCGATGCCGATGGCAATTATGCGCCGGTGTCGCCGATGATCCTTGGTGGGAAGCTCGGGGTAGACCCGACAGCGCTGGGCCCTTCCACATCCCCCATCAACCCGGCACTGGGGATTCCCGACGGCAACAACTGGGCCGTTGGCGGCTATACCACCCAGCAGATCCTGGATTCGATCACCACTACGTCCAAGACGGTCATCCCACCCGGGCGCCCCGGCGCCGGGCAGGTACTGCGAGAAAAACCGGGCTACCTGGCCAACGGCCTGCGCGCCGACCCCAACGCGTTGTACTACCTGACCGGTGGCGGCAACGACTTCCTGCAAGGCCTGGTCAGCAGCCCGGCAGATGCCGTGGCCGCTGGCGCCCGCCTGGCCGCCAGCGCCCAGGCCCTGCAGCAAGGCGGTGCCCGCTATATCATGGTCTGGCTGCTGCCCGATCTCGGCCAGACGCCGAACTTCAGCGGTACGCCGCAGCAGAACCCGCTGTCGCTGCTGTCCGGTGCCTTCAACCAGTCACTGCTCGGCCAGCTGCGGCAGATCGATGCCGAGATCATTCCACTGAACATCCCCATGCTGCTGAGCGAAGCGCTGGCCAGCCCCGAGCAGTTCGGCCTGGCCAGTGGCCAGAACCTGGTCGGCACCTGCTACAGCGGCGAAGGCTGCGTGGAAAACCCGGTGTATGGCATCAACGGCACCACGCCGGACCCGACCAAGCTGCTGTTCAACGACTCGGTGCACCCGACCATTGCCGGCCAGCAACTGATTGCCGACTACGGCTACTCGATCCTTTCCGCCCCGTGGGAACTGACCCTGTTGCCAGAGATGGCCCACGCCAGCTTGCGCGCCCACCAGGACGAATTACGCAACCAATGGCAGACACCCTGGCAGGCAGTTGGCCAGTGGCAGTCCTTCGTCGCCAGCGGCGCCCAAGACCTGGACTTCGACGGCCAGCGCAGCGCTGCCAGCGGCGATGGCCGCGGCTACAACCTTACCCTGGGCGGCAGCTACCGCCTGAACGATGCCTGGCGCCTGGGCCTGGCCGGCGGCGTGTACCGGCAGAAGCTGGAAGCCGGCGCAGAGGACTCGAACTACAAGCTGGACAGCTACCTGGCCAGCGCCTTCGCCCAGTACCGCGAGGACCATTGGTGGGCCGATGCAGCGCTCACCGCCGGGCACCTGGACTACAGCGACCTCAAGCGCACCTTCGCCCTTGGCGTGAACGACCGCAGCGAAAAGGGCGACACCAATGGCGAGGCCTGGGCGATGTCGGCTCGGCTGGGCTACAACCTGGCGGCCGAGGGCAGCAGCTGGCAGCTGGCGCCGTTCATCGGCGCCGACTATGCGCGGGTGAAGGTGGATGGCTATGACGAGAAGAGCGGGCGCTCGACGGCACTGGGCTTCGATGACCAGGAACGTACATCACGCCGTTTGGGTGTGGGGTTGCTGGGCAGTGTGCAGGTGCTGCCGAGTACCCGGCTGTTCGCCGAGGTGGCGCAGGAGCATGAGTTCGAGGATGACCAGCAGGATGTGACGATGCACCTGACCAGCCTGCCGGCGAACGACTTCACCCTGACCGGGTATACGCCGCACAGCGACCTGACCCGGGCGAGCCTGGGGGTGAGCCATGAAGTGGTGGCGGGGGTGCATTTGCGCGGGTCCTACAACTGGCGCAAGAGTGATGAGTTGACGCAGCAGGGAGTGAGTTTGGATGTCAGCGTCGACTTCTGA